Below is a window of Defluviimonas sp. SAOS-178_SWC DNA.
GGGCTGGTTCTTCATCCCGGACACCAACTCGTTCACGGACAGCGACCCGCTCTTCCTGTCGATCAAGTCGACCTCGTTCGGCGCGGTCGGGGCCCTGGTGAACTTCATCGTCGCCTACGTCGTGTCGAACGCGACGGAAGAGCCGCCGGTCGAAGTCCAGGAACTGGTGGAGTCGATCCGCATCCCGAAGGGTGCCGGCGCGGCGACCGGTCACTGAGCCTGACATGACAAAGGCGCGCCCCATGACGGGGCGCGCCGCTTCTAGGTTCGGGGGGATCAGGTGAACGACGATATCCGGACCGTTCAGTCCTTTCTGCAATCGGTTCATCCCTACGATACACTGCCGCAGGACGAGCTGGCGCGGGTCGCCGGTTCCTTCGGCCGCAGACACCTGGCGACCGGAGCGGAGATCTACGCCTACGGGGAGCCTCTCTCCGGGCTGTTCCTGGTCGAGACGGGCGGGATCGAGATCCTCGACCGCAATGGCGCGCTCGTCTCGTTGCTCGGGCCACGCAATTCCTTTGGAGAGCGCGGGCTGATGCGCGGCGGACTGGCGGTCACGTCGGCGCGGACGACCGAGGACAGTGAGCTTCTGATGCTGCCAGAGGCGGAGTTCCGGCACCTCGTCGCGACCTACCCGGCCTTCGAACGCTATTTCAACCGATCCCGCGGAGCGGAGGCACGGGCGGTCGATCTGACCACCCGCAAGGTGTCCGAACTGATGGCGCGCAAGCCCGTGACCTGTGCGCCCGGCACCCCCGTTGCGGAGGCGGCGCGGGTGATGCGCGACGCCCATGTCTCAAGCCTCGGGGTCATCGACGGGGCGGGCAAGCTTCTGGGCGTTCTCACCACGCGCGATCTGACCAACCGGGTGCTGGCCGAAGGGCGCAATCCGTCCGTCGCCGTCTCGGAGGTGATGACGGGCGATCCCGTGTCGCTGCCCCCGAACGCGATCGGTTCCGACATCCTGCACCTGATGCTGGAGCGGAAGATCGGCCACATGCCGATCACCGAGAACGGGCGTTTGGTCGGCATGGTGACCCAGACCGATCTCACGCGGTTTCAGGCCCTGTCGTCGGCGGCCCTCATCCGCGACATTGCCGGAGCGCGGACCGTGGCCGAGATGGCGGCCGTCACGCGCCGCATCCCCCAGCTTCTTCTGCAACTCGTCGGCGGCCATCATGCCCACGAGGTGACGACGCGCCTGATCACCGACATCGCCGACGCCGTCACCCGGCGCCTGCTGGCACTCGCCGAGGCCGAGATCGGACCCGCGCCGGTCCCCTATCTCTGGCTCGCCTGCGGCAGTCAGGGGCGGCAGGAACAGACCGGGGTCAGCGATCAGGACAACTGCCTGATGCTGGACAACAGCACGACGGCCGATGACATGGCCTATTTCATCCACCTGGCGAAGATCGTGTCGGACGGGCTCAACGAATGCGGCTACGTCTATTGTCCGGGCGACATGATGGCGACCAATCCGCGCTGGTGTCAGCCGGTGCGGGTGTGGCGCGACTATTTCCGCGGCTGGATCGCGACGCCGAGCCCCGAGGCGCAGATGCTCGCCTCGGTCATGTTCGATCTCAGGCCCATCGGCGGCAGTGCCGGACTTTTCTCGGAGATGCAGGCCGAGACCTTGGAAGCGGCCTCGAAGAACTCGATCTTCGTCGCCCACATGATCGCCAACTCGCTGAAACATACGCCGCCGCTCGGCATGATCCGGGGCTTCGCGACGATCCGGTCGGGCGAGCATCGCAACCATATCGACATGAAGCATTCGGGCGTGGTGCCGGTCACGGATCTGGCACGGGTCTATGCGCTTCAGGGCCGGCTGACGCCGGTCAATACCCGCGCCCGGCTACTGGCGGCTGCCGAGGCGGGCATCGTGTCGCCAGCGGGCGGGCGCGACCTCCTGGAAGCCTACGACCTCATCGCGGATACCCGGCTGGAACATCAGGCGGGCCAGGTCCGGGTGGGGGCGGCGCCGGACAATTACCTCGCCCCGCCCGACCTTTCGGATTTCGAACGCAGCCATTTGCGCGACGCCTTCGTCGTCGTGCGCACGATGCAATCCGCGCTTGGCCACGGCAAGGGGGCGCTTTCATGAAGGACGCGCCATGCTGATCGACTTCATTTCCACCATCGCCGCCGGGTTCGGCGCGGCGGGGGTCGTCCTGATCCTGAACCGCCTGAGCGGCCGACGGTTGCCGAAATGGGCGCTGCCGGCGGCCGTGGGCGCGGCGATGCTGAGTTTCACGATCTGGAACGAATACACCTGGTATCCGCGCGTCCGGGCGCAACTGCCCGAGACCGTCACCATCGCGACCGCGCCGGCCGACCGCGCCGTCTGGCGGCCGTGGAGCTATGTCTTCCCGCTCGTCACGCGCTTCGTCGCGGTCGACAAGACCGAGGCGGTCCATTCGACGACGCAGCCGGACATGTTCGTGGCCAGCGCCGTCGTGATCCGCCGCTGGACGGCGTCGGAGCGGCTGCCGGTCGCCTTCGATTGCGCGAAGGGCCTTCGCGCCGATCTCTTCGAAGGCGCGGAACTGGCCGAGAACGGAACGCTGAAAGGGGCCGAATGGCGCCCCCATGATCCTGAAGACGCATTGGTACGCGCGGCATGTAACGGAGGGTGAGATGGAGGAGGCGAAGCGCAGGCACCGTGTCCTGATCGTCGAGGACGAGGACAATATCGCCCTGGCCCTCGACTATGTCCTGACGCGGGAGGGGTACGAGCACGAGAGGGTGGCGAACGGCGCGGAAGCTTTGCCGAAGATCCGGGATACGGCGCCAAACCTGGTTCTGCTCGACGTCATGCTGCCCGAAGTGTCGGGCTACGAGATTTGCCAGAACGTGCGGATGGACCCGCGCCTGAAGGACGTGAAGATCCTGATGATGACGGCGCGCGGATCGGCAATGGAGCGCCGGAAGGGCATGGCGCTTGGCGCCGACGGGTTCATCGCCAAGCCCTTCGAACTGAAAGAGCTTCGCGAAGAGGTGCGGCGGCTCCTCGAACCGGGGGCGGGAGGCGATGCTTGATCGGCTGAGCCTGCGCCAGCGGCTGCTCCTCTTCTTCGCCGCCATCGCGGCGGGCGGGCTGGTGGCGCTGACGGGCGGGCTCTGGATCGGCTACCATCGGCTGGGACTGCCGGAGGCGCTGACGGATTTTGTCCTTGTCGGCGCAATCGCGGGGTTTGCCCTGCTTGGCGTGATCACCTGGGTCTGGTTTCTCTTCGACGAGAATGTGGGTCGCGCGCTGGACCGGCTGGCGGCGGGGCTGCGCGCCCAGGCCCATGCCGAGCGCGCGGGCGCGTTCGATCCCGGCCCGGCGCGCTACCTCGGCGATCTGGGGCCGGCGACGGCGGCGGTTTCCGCGGCCCTCGCCGAGACGCGAACGGCGCTCGCGGCGGCGGTGGAGCGTGAGACCGGTCAGCTGAAAAGCGAGAAGGGTCGGCTTGAGGCGCTATTGTCGGACGTGCCGGCGGGGGTCCTGCTGTGTTCCGGCGCGCATCAACTGGTGTTCTACAATGGCCCTGCCATCGATCTTCTCGGCGCGGGCGCTGCGCCGGGGCTCGACCGCAAGGTCTTCGACTACCTGCGCAAGGCGCCGCTGGCGCACGCCTATGACCGCCTCGTCGCATCGGGCGATGCGGATGCGGTCTCGGACCTCATGGTCGCCACGCGGGACGGGGCGCAGGTGTTGTCGGGGCGGATGCGGCTTCTCGATGCCGGGGCGGAGCGGCCGGGCTACGTGCTGACCTTGCGCGACGTGACCGCCGATCTTGCCGCCCATGCCGGGCGCGACCGGCTTCTTGAGGAAATCTTCGACCGCATCCGCCGGCCGGCGGCCAATCTGCAGACCGTGATCGGCGTCTTGGCCGAGGATGGCGGCGGAGAGGCGCTGGACGCGGCGCTTCTGGAAGAGGTCGGATCTCTGGCGCGGACCGTGAACGAACTGGGCGAGCGCTACGATGCGGCGCGCGGCGGCTGGACCGCCTTGCCCACAACCCGCGCCGCAGACCTCGTCGACGGGCTCCGGGCGCGGATCGAGGCGGCGGGGCTTGGCCTCTCCGCCGAGGCGGGCGACCTCATCCTGCGCTGCGACGGGTTCGAGATCGTGGCGCTGCTTGCGGGCTGTGCCACCCGGCTCGCGGCAGCGGGCCATGCGCGCGACTTCAGAATCGAGATCGCCGAAGACGGGGCGGGGGCGATGATCAGCCTTGGCTGGGACGGCGAGCCGCTGGCGATCGGGATATTGGATGCCTGGCTGGCCGGGCCCATCGACGCGGCGGCGGAGGTGACCGGACGCGCGGTTCTCGGCAGCCACGCGACCGAATGCTGGCCCGAGAAGGTGAATGGCGGCGCCGTGATCCGCCTGCCGGTCCGCGAGGCGCGGCTCGCGTCCCGCAATGTCGTGCCCATCACGCGGCAAGTGGCCTATGACTTCGACCTGCTCTTCAAGCCGCACACCGCGGCGCTGTCGGAAACGTCGCTGGAGAACCTCACCTACGTCGTCTTCGACAGCGAGACGACAGGTCTTCTTCCCGACGAAGGCGACGAGATCTGCCAGATCGCCGGCCTGCGTCTGGTCAACGGGCGCCGCGTGGCGGGTGAGGTTTTCGACATGCTGGTCAATCCCGGCCGCAGGATTCCCCCAAAGGCAACCGCCGTCCACGGGATTTCGGATGCGATGGTCGCCGACGCGCCGGATGTCATCGAGGCGGTCCGGCGCTTCCACAAGTTCGCCGAGGGCGCGGTGCTGATCGCCCATAACGCGCCCTTCGACATGACCTTCCTCAAGCGCCGCGAGGCCGAGATCGGCGCGGCCTTCGACCATCCGGTCCTCGACACCGTGCTTTTGTCGGCGGTGGTCTACGGTCAGACGGAGGGCCACAGCCTCGACGCGCTGAGCCATCGGCTCGGCATCACCATCCCGGAAGAGGCGCGGCACACCGCCATCGGCGACACGATTGCGACGGCGGAGGCGTTCCTGAAGCTTTTGCCGATGCTGAAGGGCAAGGGCCTTGTGACGTTCGGCGACGTGTTGTCGGAGGTACGCAAGCACGGCCGGCTTCTCAAGGATCTGAACGCGTGAGGGGGCGCTGCCCCCGTCCCGGACAGGGTCCGGGACTCCCCCGGAGTGTTTGCCGCCAAGAAGAAGATCAGGCGAACGGATCTTCGGGGTAGCTGACCTGCGTGAGGTAAAGGCCGTCGGGCGGGCAGACCGGGCCGCAGGTGGCGCGGTCGCGGGCCTCAAGCGCGGCTTTCACGTCGTCGGGCGACCAGGATCCGGCGCCGACCCGTTCGAGCGTGCCGACGATGGAGCGGACCTGGTTGTGCAGGAAGCTGCGGGCGCGAAGGTGGAAGCGGTATTCGCGGCCGTGGGGGATCTCGCGTTCCTCGATCGTGATCTCGTCGAGGGTCTTTACCGGGCTTTTCGACTGACAGAGCGTCGAGCGGAAGGTGGTGAAGTCGTGATATCCGACGAGGTGTGCGGCACCCTCGCGCATCGCCCCGGCGTCGAGCGGGTTAAGTACCCGCCAGGCGAGGCCGGTATCATGGGTGAGCGGCGCGCGCCGCGCTATCAGGCGAAAAAGGTAGCGTCGTTCCACCGCCGAGAAGCGGGCATGGAAATCGTCCGGCACCCGCGCCGCGGCCAGCACCGCGACGGGGGCGGGCTTCAGGTGAAAGTTCAGCGCCTCGGACAGCCGGAACGGGTCCCAGTCCTTCGCGAGGTCGCAATGCGCGACCTGGCCGATCGCATGAACGCCCGCGTCGGTCCGCCCGGCCGCCGCGATACCGGGCGCGTCGGGTTCGAGTCGGCGGAGCGCGGTTTCGACCGCCTCCTGCACCGACGCCTGGCCGGATTGCCGCTGCCAGCCCGCGAAGGGGCCGCCGTGATAGTCGATCTTGAGCGCGTAGCGGGGCATGGCCCTGCCATACCCCCGGCGACGGGCGCTTGGCAATCGCCCCTACCCATCGCCGGACCCCGCGCCTATCTTGGATCGAAAGTCGAGGGGCAGCTTTGGTCATTTCCGATATCGCAGACACGCTTGGACGGGCGGCCGGGGGACTCGCGGCGCCGTTCTCCGATCCGGTGGTGCGGCTCGGGGTGACGGGGCTCAGCCGGGCGGGCAAGACGGTCTTCATCACATCGCTGGTCGCGAACCTGATGGACCGGGCACGGATGCCGGGCCTTCGTGCCGCCGCCGAGGGGCGGATCCTGTCGGCGTTCCTGCAGCCGCAGCCTGACGATACCGTGCCGCGCTTCGACTACGAGGCGCATCTGGCCGCCCTGACCGGGCCGGAGCCGCACTGGCCCGAGAGCACCCGCGCGGTGAGCGAGCTAAGGCTGTCGTTCCGGTTGAAGGAGGCCGGCATTCTCGGCGGATTCCGTGGTCCGCGTACCCTCCATCTCGACATCGTCGACTATCCCGGCGAATGGCTTCTCGATCTTGCGCTGATGGGCCGGAGTTATGGCGACTGGGCGGCGGATGTCCTGGGCCGGATCGCGGGCAGGGCGGAGGCGGCCGGGTTCCTGGCGGGGGCCAGTGGCGTCGATGCCGCAGAGCCGCATGACGAGCCGCGCGCCAAGGCGCTGGCGGAAGCCTTCGCGCACTATCTTCAGGCGGCGCGCGCGGCCGGCTATTCCGACTGTACGCCCGGCCGGTTCCTCTTGCCGGGCGACCTTGCCGGATCGCCCGTTCTGACCTTCGCGCCGCTGCCGCCGCCGGTCCGGACCCCGCGCGGATCGCTCTGGCGCGAGATGGAGCGGCGGTTCGAGGCTTACAAGCAGAAAGTCGTCAAACCCTTCTTCCGCGATCACTTCTCCCGCATCGACCGGCAGGTCGTGCTGGTCGATGCGCTGGGCGCCATCCATTCGGGGCCGAAGGCGGTCGAGGACATGCGTGTGGCGATGGCGGGAATCCTGGAGGCGTTCCGGCCGGGCCGCGTCGGCTGGATCGCCGGGCTTCTCGGCCTTCGACGGGTGGAGCGCATCCTCTTCGCCGCGACGAAGGCCGATCACCTCCACCATGCGCAGCACACGAAGCTGACCGCGATCATGGCGGCCTTGATGCGCGAGGCGAAGGATCGGGCAGATTTCGCCGGCGCCGACACCGCGGCGATGTCGATCGCAGCCCTCAGGGCGACGGTGGAGGAGACCGTGAGCCACGAGGGGCGGGAGCTCGACTGCGTGCGGGGACGGCTGCTGGCGACCGGGCGGGAGGCCACGTTCTATCCCGGCGAATTGCCGGAAAACCCCGCCGCCCTTCTGGCACCGGCGCGGAAGGGGGCGGCGGCCTGGCTCGATGCCGACTACGAGGTGATGACGTTCGCGCCGGCGCGGCTGAAGCTCAAACCCGGCGAGGGGCCGCCGCATATCCGGCTCGACCGGGCGGCGGAGTTCCTGATCGGCGACAGGTTGTGAGGATGTGATGGCAAACCCCAAGGGCCCCGTGCTGATCGAGAGGGAGGCGCCGTTGCCGGAAGGCCCGGACCGGGCGCCGCCGGTGCCGGACCTGACACCCCTGCCGGAGGGCCGGGCGATGCAGACGGTCGCGGTACTGGCCGCGCGGCCCCGCTCCCGGCTCGGCCGGTTCTTCTGGGCCAGCGCCTCGGCGCTCGTGGGGTTTGTCGTCTCGGTCGCGGCCTGGCGGTTCGTGGAAGGGCTGCTGGCGGCGAACCCGGTTCTTGGCTGGACGGCGGCTTTTCTCGTCGGCCTTTTCGTCCTCGCGGCCCTCTTGGTCGCCTTGCGCGAATGGACGGCTTACGCGCGCCTCGCGCGGCTCGACCGGGTCCACAAGGCGGCTCTTGCGGCCGTGGGCACGGGCGACATGACGGCGGCGGGGCGCGTGGTGGACCGGCTCATTGGCCTTTACGCCGGGCGGGAGGATACCGCCTGGGGCCGATCGCGGCTGGCGGAACGGCGCGGCGATGTCTTCGACGCCGATGCCTTGCTGCATCTCGCCGAGGCTGAGTTGCTTGGGCCCCTCGACCGGGCGGCGCGGCGTGAGATCGAGGCGGCGGCGCGGCAGGTGGCGACGGTCACCGCCATCGTGCCACTGGCGCTGGCCGACGTCGCCGCCGCGCTGGTGTCGAACCTGCGGATGATCCGGCGGATCGCCGAGATCTATGGTGGCCGCGCCGGCGCGTTCGGAAGCTGGCGGCTTTTGCGCACCGTTCTGACCCATCTCGTCGCGACGGGCGCGGTCGCGGTCGGCGACGACCTGATCCAGTCGGTCGCCGGCGGCGGCCTCTTGTCGAAGCTCTCGCGCCGCTTCGGCGAAGGTGTAGTCAACGGGGCGCTCACGGCCCGCGTCGGTGTCGCCGCGATCGAGGTCTGCCGGCCATTGCCGTTCGCCGCACTTCCGCGCCCGAAGGTCACGAACCTCGTCAGCCGGGCGCTGGCGGGGCTCTTCGGGTCGGGCAAAGCGGAGGAGGACGAAGGGAAATCCTGACTTCCCGTCGGGCGCCACTGCGCTAAGAATGGGCGCCAAAGCCACCGGAGGCATACCGGAGGGCGGGGGACGGATGTGATGGACGGTTGGGAACTGCTCGGAGTGATCGCCGCGCTGGCGGTGCTGGCGATCCCGGTTCTTCTGGTTGTGGCGCTCATGACCGTCTCGGGGCTGAAGCGGCGCGTTTCGACGCTGGAGCGCGAGGTGAAGGCACAGGCTAGTGTCCTTCGGTCTCTCCAGTCGAGGCCGAGCGCGACACCCGTGGACACTTCGTCCTTGCCAGAGGTCGTACCGGATCTCCCCTCGCGCGTGGCCGAGCCTGCAGAGGAATCCAAGCCGGAACGGCCAACCCTGCCCGAGTCCAACCAACCGGACGACGTCACGCTCGCCGGTCCGTGGTCGAGCCCGTCGCCGGAACAGCCGTCCCGCCCGGTCGCCACGCGCCAGACGGCGCGCGTCTCGGCGCTTGGGGAGTGGCTGAAGACCAACTGGGTCTACGCGGTGTCGGCCATCTCTCTGGCGCTCGCGGGTATCTTCTTCGTACAATACGGGATCGAGACCGGCCTTCTGTCGCCCGCGGCGCGGGTTGGCGCGGCGATCCTCTTCGGCGTGCTCCTCATCGGCGCGGGCGAGGTGATCCGCCGCCGCTGGGGCGACCGGGAAGGGGATCCGACCGCCTACCTGCCATCGACCTTCTCGGGTGCGGGGCTCGTGTCGATCTTCGGCGGGATCGTCGCGGCGCGTCAGCTTTACGGGCTGATCGACCCGGGGACGGCCCTTGCCGGGCTGGTCGCGACGGCTCTGCTCGCCATCGTACTCGGCTGGTTCTACGGGCCGTTCCTGGCCGCCGTCGGGCTGATAGGCGCCTCTGTCGCGCCCTTCATCGTTGGCGGCGAAAGCGAGGCGCCTTACTGGCTTTACGCCTATTTTGCCGTGGTGGCGGGGATCGGCCTTTTCGTCGACACGATCCGGCGCTGGGCCTGGGTCTCGGTCCTCGCGGTCACGCTCGGGA
It encodes the following:
- a CDS encoding 3'-5' exonuclease, whose product is MLDRLSLRQRLLLFFAAIAAGGLVALTGGLWIGYHRLGLPEALTDFVLVGAIAGFALLGVITWVWFLFDENVGRALDRLAAGLRAQAHAERAGAFDPGPARYLGDLGPATAAVSAALAETRTALAAAVERETGQLKSEKGRLEALLSDVPAGVLLCSGAHQLVFYNGPAIDLLGAGAAPGLDRKVFDYLRKAPLAHAYDRLVASGDADAVSDLMVATRDGAQVLSGRMRLLDAGAERPGYVLTLRDVTADLAAHAGRDRLLEEIFDRIRRPAANLQTVIGVLAEDGGGEALDAALLEEVGSLARTVNELGERYDAARGGWTALPTTRAADLVDGLRARIEAAGLGLSAEAGDLILRCDGFEIVALLAGCATRLAAAGHARDFRIEIAEDGAGAMISLGWDGEPLAIGILDAWLAGPIDAAAEVTGRAVLGSHATECWPEKVNGGAVIRLPVREARLASRNVVPITRQVAYDFDLLFKPHTAALSETSLENLTYVVFDSETTGLLPDEGDEICQIAGLRLVNGRRVAGEVFDMLVNPGRRIPPKATAVHGISDAMVADAPDVIEAVRRFHKFAEGAVLIAHNAPFDMTFLKRREAEIGAAFDHPVLDTVLLSAVVYGQTEGHSLDALSHRLGITIPEEARHTAIGDTIATAEAFLKLLPMLKGKGLVTFGDVLSEVRKHGRLLKDLNA
- a CDS encoding YcjX family protein, whose amino-acid sequence is MVISDIADTLGRAAGGLAAPFSDPVVRLGVTGLSRAGKTVFITSLVANLMDRARMPGLRAAAEGRILSAFLQPQPDDTVPRFDYEAHLAALTGPEPHWPESTRAVSELRLSFRLKEAGILGGFRGPRTLHLDIVDYPGEWLLDLALMGRSYGDWAADVLGRIAGRAEAAGFLAGASGVDAAEPHDEPRAKALAEAFAHYLQAARAAGYSDCTPGRFLLPGDLAGSPVLTFAPLPPPVRTPRGSLWREMERRFEAYKQKVVKPFFRDHFSRIDRQVVLVDALGAIHSGPKAVEDMRVAMAGILEAFRPGRVGWIAGLLGLRRVERILFAATKADHLHHAQHTKLTAIMAALMREAKDRADFAGADTAAMSIAALRATVEETVSHEGRELDCVRGRLLATGREATFYPGELPENPAALLAPARKGAAAWLDADYEVMTFAPARLKLKPGEGPPHIRLDRAAEFLIGDRL
- a CDS encoding DUF294 nucleotidyltransferase-like domain-containing protein translates to MNDDIRTVQSFLQSVHPYDTLPQDELARVAGSFGRRHLATGAEIYAYGEPLSGLFLVETGGIEILDRNGALVSLLGPRNSFGERGLMRGGLAVTSARTTEDSELLMLPEAEFRHLVATYPAFERYFNRSRGAEARAVDLTTRKVSELMARKPVTCAPGTPVAEAARVMRDAHVSSLGVIDGAGKLLGVLTTRDLTNRVLAEGRNPSVAVSEVMTGDPVSLPPNAIGSDILHLMLERKIGHMPITENGRLVGMVTQTDLTRFQALSSAALIRDIAGARTVAEMAAVTRRIPQLLLQLVGGHHAHEVTTRLITDIADAVTRRLLALAEAEIGPAPVPYLWLACGSQGRQEQTGVSDQDNCLMLDNSTTADDMAYFIHLAKIVSDGLNECGYVYCPGDMMATNPRWCQPVRVWRDYFRGWIATPSPEAQMLASVMFDLRPIGGSAGLFSEMQAETLEAASKNSIFVAHMIANSLKHTPPLGMIRGFATIRSGEHRNHIDMKHSGVVPVTDLARVYALQGRLTPVNTRARLLAAAEAGIVSPAGGRDLLEAYDLIADTRLEHQAGQVRVGAAPDNYLAPPDLSDFERSHLRDAFVVVRTMQSALGHGKGALS
- a CDS encoding YcjF family protein, whose product is MANPKGPVLIEREAPLPEGPDRAPPVPDLTPLPEGRAMQTVAVLAARPRSRLGRFFWASASALVGFVVSVAAWRFVEGLLAANPVLGWTAAFLVGLFVLAALLVALREWTAYARLARLDRVHKAALAAVGTGDMTAAGRVVDRLIGLYAGREDTAWGRSRLAERRGDVFDADALLHLAEAELLGPLDRAARREIEAAARQVATVTAIVPLALADVAAALVSNLRMIRRIAEIYGGRAGAFGSWRLLRTVLTHLVATGAVAVGDDLIQSVAGGGLLSKLSRRFGEGVVNGALTARVGVAAIEVCRPLPFAALPRPKVTNLVSRALAGLFGSGKAEEDEGKS
- a CDS encoding response regulator transcription factor, which codes for MEEAKRRHRVLIVEDEDNIALALDYVLTREGYEHERVANGAEALPKIRDTAPNLVLLDVMLPEVSGYEICQNVRMDPRLKDVKILMMTARGSAMERRKGMALGADGFIAKPFELKELREEVRRLLEPGAGGDA
- the truA gene encoding tRNA pseudouridine(38-40) synthase TruA → MPRYALKIDYHGGPFAGWQRQSGQASVQEAVETALRRLEPDAPGIAAAGRTDAGVHAIGQVAHCDLAKDWDPFRLSEALNFHLKPAPVAVLAAARVPDDFHARFSAVERRYLFRLIARRAPLTHDTGLAWRVLNPLDAGAMREGAAHLVGYHDFTTFRSTLCQSKSPVKTLDEITIEEREIPHGREYRFHLRARSFLHNQVRSIVGTLERVGAGSWSPDDVKAALEARDRATCGPVCPPDGLYLTQVSYPEDPFA